In bacterium, the sequence GCAGACGGCGCAGATGATGCAGGCGCTGGCCCTCGGGCTGCTGGTGCTGAGCGGCGCGGTGCGCTACTGGCACATCGTGGTGTTTGCCTGCGCGCTGGGGTTGACGTCGGCGTTCGACACGCCGGCCCGGCAGTCGTTCATCTTCGAGATGGTCGAAGGCGACGATACCATGAATGCGATCGCGCTCAATTCAACGATCTTCAACACCGCCCGGCTGTTTGGCCCGGCGGTCGCCGGCCTCGCGATCGCGTCCGTGGGGATGGCCTACACGTTCCTGGCGAACGCCGTGAGCTTCGTCCCGGTGATCGCCGCATTCGCCATGATGCGTGTCCGCCCGCTGCAGACCGTGGAGATCGAGACGGGAGTCCTCGCCCACCTGCGCGAGGGACTCGTCTATCTCATCCGGACCCCGGTGGCGATCCAGACGATCGCGCTCGTCTGCCTGCAGAGCGTCTTCGTGATGAACTTCAACATCATCGTGCCCGTCCTGGCCAAGAACGTGCTGCACCAGAACGCCGGCGGCTTCGGCCTCCTGATGTCGGCCCAAGGGGCGGGTGCGTTGCTCGGTGCGCTGTTCATCGCGTCGATGAGCCACCTCGGGCCGCACCCGACGATGATGTACGGCGGCGCCGCCCTCCTCGGCGCCATGGATCTGCTCCTCGCCGGCGCCCGTCAGTTCGGCCTTGCCGCCGCGGTGCTCGCGGCCGCCGGCGCGAGCATGGTCGCGTTCACGGCCGCGGCCAACACCACGCTCCAGATCGCAGCGCCCGACCACATGCGCGGCCGCGTGATGTCCATGTACGCGCTCGTCATGGGCGGCATGACCCCGGTCGGTGCGCTGTTTACCGGCGCCGTCGCGCAGATCTGGGGCGCCCCGGCCGAACTCGCAATCGCCGGCGCCATCGGCGTGTGTTCAGCGGCCGCCGTGTTCCGGTGG encodes:
- a CDS encoding MFS transporter; protein product: MARVTLRSGDGPEGVSGGGRRHPFASLRHRNFRLFFFGQLISLVGTWMQRIAQAWLVLQLTNSPFLLGLVGALQWLPMLLLSLIGGVVADRVSKRKLLIVTQTAQMMQALALGLLVLSGAVRYWHIVVFACALGLTSAFDTPARQSFIFEMVEGDDTMNAIALNSTIFNTARLFGPAVAGLAIASVGMAYTFLANAVSFVPVIAAFAMMRVRPLQTVEIETGVLAHLREGLVYLIRTPVAIQTIALVCLQSVFVMNFNIIVPVLAKNVLHQNAGGFGLLMSAQGAGALLGALFIASMSHLGPHPTMMYGGAALLGAMDLLLAGARQFGLAAAVLAAAGASMVAFTAAANTTLQIAAPDHMRGRVMSMYALVMGGMTPVGALFTGAVAQIWGAPAELAIAGAIGVCSAAAVFRWRQLTQAAGAPTGAALVAVPGDGNGTGGEH